Proteins found in one uncultured Desulfuromonas sp. genomic segment:
- the guaA gene encoding glutamine-hydrolyzing GMP synthase, with amino-acid sequence MADLHSEKILILDFGSQYTQLIARRVREAHVYCELHPYDMDLEAIRAFQPNGIILSGGPKSVYDDGAPAVEEALFELGVPVLGICYGMQLLNRHFGGHVVPAGKREYGHADLLSQGQPGPLFDGFFVDGKSPVWMSHGDHVEQVADGFDIIAATDNAPVCGIQNVERNLYGVQFHPEVNHTPRGEVLIDTFVRKICGCSGQWTPGQIIEDAVARIREQVGTDKVILGLSGGVDSSVAAALIHRAIGDQLTCVFVDNGLLRLNEGDQVMSTFAQNLGVKVIRVDAEDRFLTALAGETDPEKKRKIIGGLFVDIFEEESNKLTDAKWLAQGTIYPDVIESAGAKTGKAHNIKSHHNVGGLPDYMKLQLLEPLRELFKDEVRTVGEELGLPHQMVWRHPFPGPGLGVRILGEIKKEYADILRQADAIYIEELYRSGHYEKISQAFAVFLPVKSVGVMGDGRTYEYVVALRAVETKDFMTAGWYPMPYADLARISSRIINEVKGINRVTYDISSKPPATIEWE; translated from the coding sequence ATGGCCGACCTGCATAGCGAAAAAATTCTTATTCTCGATTTTGGTTCCCAATACACTCAACTCATCGCTCGCCGTGTGCGCGAAGCTCATGTCTATTGTGAACTCCATCCCTATGATATGGATCTCGAAGCGATACGTGCTTTTCAACCCAACGGTATCATTCTGTCCGGTGGGCCGAAATCCGTGTACGACGACGGTGCACCGGCTGTGGAAGAGGCGCTGTTTGAACTCGGGGTTCCGGTGTTGGGCATCTGCTACGGCATGCAATTGCTTAACCGTCACTTTGGTGGTCATGTCGTGCCCGCCGGTAAACGTGAATACGGCCATGCTGATCTGCTCAGTCAGGGGCAACCCGGCCCGTTGTTTGACGGTTTTTTTGTTGACGGCAAAAGCCCGGTATGGATGAGTCATGGTGACCATGTTGAGCAGGTCGCTGACGGTTTTGATATTATTGCGGCGACGGATAACGCGCCGGTGTGTGGTATCCAGAATGTCGAGCGCAACCTCTATGGGGTGCAGTTTCACCCTGAAGTCAATCATACGCCGCGTGGCGAGGTGCTGATCGACACCTTCGTTCGTAAAATCTGTGGTTGCAGCGGACAATGGACGCCGGGGCAGATTATTGAAGATGCCGTGGCCCGCATTCGTGAACAAGTGGGCACCGACAAGGTGATTCTTGGTCTGTCCGGTGGGGTCGACTCCTCGGTGGCGGCAGCCCTGATTCATCGCGCCATTGGCGATCAGCTCACCTGCGTGTTTGTCGATAACGGCCTGTTGCGCCTCAACGAGGGCGATCAGGTGATGAGTACCTTTGCTCAAAATCTCGGCGTCAAAGTGATCCGCGTTGATGCTGAGGATCGTTTTCTTACCGCCCTGGCCGGTGAGACCGACCCGGAGAAAAAGCGCAAAATTATCGGTGGTCTGTTTGTCGATATTTTCGAAGAGGAATCCAACAAGCTCACCGATGCCAAGTGGCTGGCGCAGGGGACGATCTATCCCGACGTCATCGAATCCGCCGGTGCTAAAACCGGCAAGGCCCACAATATCAAGAGCCATCACAATGTTGGCGGTCTGCCCGATTACATGAAGCTGCAACTGCTTGAGCCATTGCGTGAGCTGTTTAAGGACGAAGTGCGCACCGTGGGCGAAGAACTCGGATTGCCGCATCAGATGGTGTGGCGCCATCCGTTCCCCGGTCCCGGCCTTGGTGTGCGCATTCTCGGTGAAATCAAAAAGGAGTATGCCGACATCCTGCGCCAGGCCGATGCCATCTATATTGAAGAACTGTACCGCAGCGGCCATTACGAAAAGATCAGCCAGGCCTTTGCTGTGTTCCTGCCGGTCAAAAGTGTTGGCGTCATGGGCGATGGCCGCACTTACGAATATGTCGTCGCGTTGCGGGCCGTTGAAACCAAGGACTTTATGACGGCCGGTTGGTATCCGATGCCCTATGCCGATCTGGCGCGCATCAGCAGCCGGATCATCAATGAAGTCAAGGGGATCAATCGGGTGACTTACGATATCTCCAGCAAGCCGCCGGCAACGATTGAGTGGGAATAG
- a CDS encoding helix-hairpin-helix domain-containing protein — MFHLFKTTLLVIALCLVLVSPSLGSEPVNLNTATVEQLQSVKGIGQKTAEKIVAYRTSHGTFSSVDQLCNIKGIGKASLAKMGDQLCVQ; from the coding sequence ATGTTTCATCTGTTCAAAACAACCCTGTTGGTCATTGCGCTATGCCTGGTACTCGTCAGTCCGTCTCTGGGCAGCGAACCCGTCAATCTTAACACAGCGACGGTTGAACAGTTACAGAGCGTCAAAGGCATTGGCCAGAAAACCGCAGAGAAGATTGTCGCCTACCGCACCAGTCACGGCACCTTTTCCTCGGTAGACCAGCTATGCAACATTAAAGGGATTGGCAAAGCCTCTCTGGCTAAAATGGGCGATCAGCTTTGCGTACAGTAA
- the gmhB gene encoding D-glycero-beta-D-manno-heptose 1,7-bisphosphate 7-phosphatase — MLQTKKPAVFLDRDGTINVERDYLYRPEDFCFIDGADTAIRQLNDAGFLVVVVTNQSGVARGYYREEDVDVLHAYLSQRLAEVGGHVDAYYYCPHHPRSGQPPYVQECDCRKGKPGMLLQAAREFDIDLARSWMVGDKKADVDAGLAAGCRPVLVRTGHGESECRNIDADQVPVCDDLSAAVAFILVNSPDP, encoded by the coding sequence ATGTTGCAGACGAAAAAGCCCGCCGTGTTTCTCGACCGTGACGGTACCATTAATGTTGAACGGGATTATTTGTACCGGCCCGAGGATTTTTGTTTTATCGATGGCGCAGATACCGCTATTCGCCAGCTGAATGATGCCGGTTTTCTGGTTGTTGTTGTGACCAATCAATCCGGAGTTGCTCGTGGTTATTACCGAGAGGAGGATGTTGACGTTCTCCATGCGTATCTGTCGCAGCGATTGGCCGAGGTTGGCGGCCATGTTGATGCGTATTATTATTGTCCCCACCATCCGCGGTCGGGACAGCCTCCCTATGTCCAAGAGTGTGATTGCCGTAAAGGCAAACCGGGGATGTTGTTGCAGGCCGCTCGCGAGTTTGATATTGATCTGGCGCGGTCATGGATGGTGGGCGATAAAAAGGCCGATGTTGACGCCGGCCTGGCAGCTGGGTGCCGACCGGTTCTGGTTCGCACCGGACATGGTGAAAGTGAGTGCCGCAACATCGATGCTGACCAGGTTCCCGTGTGCGATGATCTAAGTGCTGCAGTCGCATTTATCCTGGTTAACTCACCGGACCCGTGA
- a CDS encoding Maf family protein, whose protein sequence is MSRTLVLASTSPYRQQLLRQLNLPFTAVAPQGEEVIDQQVAPELLVKHLALQKANSIRERFDDALIIGSDQVFVDPRGRILGKPGDAAGACRQLKMMAGHTHVFYTGLAVVDCRTAQTLVDYVTFSVTLRPLTTEQIAYYVEQEKPWDCAGSFKVEGLGIALMERMAGDDYSSLIGLPLIRLTTMLAECGVDVLAPQPNVCR, encoded by the coding sequence GTGTCTCGCACTCTTGTTCTTGCTTCCACCAGCCCCTACCGCCAGCAATTGCTGCGTCAGTTGAACCTGCCCTTTACTGCCGTTGCGCCTCAGGGAGAAGAGGTCATTGACCAGCAGGTTGCTCCTGAACTACTGGTCAAACATCTTGCTCTGCAAAAAGCCAACAGCATCCGTGAGCGCTTTGATGATGCGTTGATTATCGGCTCGGATCAGGTGTTTGTTGATCCGCGTGGCCGTATTCTCGGTAAGCCCGGTGATGCAGCGGGGGCCTGTCGTCAGCTGAAAATGATGGCCGGTCACACCCATGTGTTTTACACCGGCTTGGCCGTGGTCGACTGCCGCACCGCTCAGACACTGGTCGATTATGTGACCTTTTCCGTGACGTTGCGCCCGCTGACAACCGAACAGATTGCCTATTATGTTGAGCAGGAGAAACCCTGGGACTGTGCCGGTTCGTTCAAGGTTGAGGGGCTGGGGATCGCACTGATGGAGCGGATGGCCGGCGATGACTACTCCAGTTTGATTGGTTTGCCGCTGATCCGTTTGACTACCATGCTGGCTGAGTGTGGTGTCGATGTGCTGGCACCGCAGCCCAACGTGTGTCGTTGA